The Desulfobacterales bacterium genome has a segment encoding these proteins:
- the gatC gene encoding Asp-tRNA(Asn)/Glu-tRNA(Gln) amidotransferase subunit GatC — protein sequence MKITQQEVLHVASLARLEIDPASVDKFASQIGQVLEYVDTLNQVDTRGVAPTTHAISLTNAFRDDIVKSSIDRDAAMSNAPGQEDGNFQVPKVIG from the coding sequence ATGAAAATTACACAACAAGAGGTATTGCATGTGGCCAGTCTGGCCAGGCTGGAAATCGATCCCGCATCGGTTGATAAATTTGCCAGTCAAATCGGACAGGTACTGGAATATGTCGATACGCTCAATCAGGTGGATACCCGGGGAGTGGCCCCGACGACGCATGCCATATCCCTGACCAATGCGTTTCGGGATGATATAGTGAAATCTTCTATCGACAGGGATGCCGCCATGAGTAACGCACCCGGGCAGGAAGACGGAAATTTTCAGGTGCCGAAAGTGATCGGATAA
- the gatA gene encoding Asp-tRNA(Asn)/Glu-tRNA(Gln) amidotransferase subunit GatA, with translation MKLYELTIHQAHDLLRTGQITSRQLTRAVLDRIDQIEPDVAAYITVSGELAMTQAAQADAAIAAGRITPLTGIPLAIKDLICTKGVRTTCASRILENFIPPYDASVILKLKQAGAVMVGKVNMDEFAMGSSTENSAIKVTKNPWDLKRIPGGSSGGSAAAVAADMCLGSLGSDTGGSIRQPASHCGVVGMKPTYGRVSRYGLVAFASSLDQIGPLAKDVTDCAILMNGICGYDPSDSTSVPRQVPDYAALSETGLKGVRIGISEEYHNREGIDPDVTRAVGQAIDVMEQLGAECVRVSLPHTTYAVAAYYVIAPSEASSNLARYDGVRYGFRDADADSLIEMYHRTRSKGFGTEVQRRIILGTYALSSGYYDAYYKKASQVRTLIMQDFTTAFESCDVILSPVTPTPAFRIGEKADDPLTMYLSDIFTLSANMAGIPGMSIPCGFSADGMPIGLQLMGQHFNEAVLLNVAYNFEQATDWHTRKPSL, from the coding sequence ATGAAACTTTATGAACTGACGATACATCAGGCGCATGATCTGTTGCGGACCGGCCAGATCACCTCCCGGCAGCTGACCCGGGCGGTGCTGGACCGTATAGATCAGATCGAGCCGGATGTGGCGGCTTACATCACCGTATCAGGGGAGCTGGCCATGACGCAGGCCGCTCAGGCGGATGCCGCCATTGCTGCGGGGCGTATCACGCCGCTCACCGGTATCCCGCTGGCCATTAAAGACCTGATTTGTACAAAAGGGGTCCGGACCACCTGCGCATCCAGAATTCTGGAAAATTTTATCCCGCCCTATGATGCCTCGGTGATCCTTAAACTGAAGCAGGCCGGCGCTGTGATGGTCGGAAAGGTGAATATGGATGAATTTGCCATGGGATCATCTACGGAAAATTCAGCCATCAAAGTTACCAAAAATCCATGGGACCTGAAACGGATCCCCGGCGGCTCCAGCGGCGGGTCCGCTGCTGCAGTGGCTGCGGACATGTGTCTTGGATCTCTGGGTTCGGATACCGGCGGATCGATCCGCCAGCCGGCTTCCCATTGCGGCGTTGTTGGAATGAAGCCTACGTACGGCCGGGTATCCCGATATGGTCTGGTGGCCTTTGCGTCATCGCTGGATCAGATCGGGCCTCTGGCAAAAGATGTCACCGATTGCGCCATCCTGATGAATGGCATTTGCGGCTATGATCCGTCGGATTCAACCTCCGTCCCGAGGCAGGTGCCCGATTACGCGGCGCTTTCAGAAACGGGGCTCAAGGGGGTCCGGATCGGAATTTCTGAAGAATATCATAATCGGGAAGGGATCGATCCGGACGTAACCCGCGCCGTAGGGCAGGCCATTGACGTCATGGAGCAGCTCGGGGCCGAATGCGTCCGGGTATCGCTTCCTCATACAACATATGCCGTGGCCGCCTATTATGTCATCGCCCCATCGGAGGCCAGTTCAAATCTGGCCCGGTATGACGGCGTCCGCTACGGATTCAGGGATGCCGATGCCGACAGTCTCATCGAAATGTATCACCGGACCCGGTCAAAAGGATTCGGCACCGAGGTTCAGAGGCGGATTATTCTGGGAACCTACGCGCTTTCCTCCGGGTATTATGACGCCTATTATAAAAAGGCATCCCAGGTCCGTACGCTGATCATGCAGGATTTTACGACCGCCTTTGAGTCCTGTGATGTGATTCTGTCACCGGTGACGCCGACCCCGGCGTTCAGGATCGGTGAAAAGGCAGACGATCCGCTGACCATGTATCTGTCGGATATTTTCACGCTGTCGGCCAATATGGCCGGAATACCCGGCATGTCCATCCCGTGCGGGTTTTCAGCTGACGGTATGCCCATAGGGCTTCA